In Benincasa hispida cultivar B227 chromosome 8, ASM972705v1, whole genome shotgun sequence, the sequence ttcgCTGACCAAGAAGTTGACAATATCTACATACTAGGGTAGTTCTTCAATTTCAAGCAACTACTCGTCCGGGAAGGATGCGTTCACCTCCGAATGAATGCGATCCACTCCAAGATTCTCTAACCTCGATAAATGTTCAGTGACCTGATTCTCTGTACCCTTACGGTCGACTATTTTCATattaaattcttgaaggaggagaacccatcggattagtctcggcttcgcatcttttttggtcattaaatatcttattaCCGAGTGGTCAGTGTGGACTATAACTTTGGATCCCAACAAGTACGGTCTGAATTTTTCAATCACAAATATTACCGCTAAAAGCTCcttctctgtggtggtgtatTTTGCTTACGTGGAGTTCAATGTTCTACTTGCATATGCGATGAGGTGTAACATTGTATTTACCTTCTATGCCAAAACTGCACCCATCGCATATCTACTGGCATCGCACATTAACTCGAATGGCTTTGTCCCATCGAGTGAAATCAAAATAGGCACTGTAGTCAATGCGTCCTTCAATTTTTTGAATACGGTGAGGCAGTGTGgatcaaagtcaaaagttctATCAGCTTCCAGCAACGCATTCAACGGTCGagctattttagaaaatttcttcacaaattgtCTGTAGAACCCCACTTGTCCTAAGAAACTCCTTAAAGCTTGTATatttgctggaggtggaagtatTTCTATGACCTCAATTTTTTCTCTATCCACCTCTAGCCCATCCTTTGAAACCCTATGCCTGAGCACAATTCCTTCtttaaccatgaaatggcaCTTTTCCCAATTCAGCACCAGATTAgtctcttcgcatcttttcAGTATCCTCTCCAAGTTTTTCAAACAGACTTCGTATGTTTTCCCATAGACTAAGAAATCGTCCataaagatgagtcttcaagatattcggagaagattgccatcatacacCATTGAAACGTGCTCGGAGCATTGCATAGTCCAAAAGGCATGCGACGAAAAGCGAACGTTCCATATGgataggtgaatgtggttttttctTGATCCACTAGTGCAATCATAATCTAGTTATAGTTAGCATacccatcaagaaaacaaaaatagtcattccctgctagtcggTCGAGCATTTGATCTatgaaaggtaaagggaaatgatctttcttcgtcACTGCGTTGAGCTTCCTTTAGTCTATACAAATCTGCCAGCCAGTGGCAGTCCTCATGGGGATTTACTCATTGTTTGCATTCGAGACTACTGTCATTCTGCCCTTTTTGGGAATGCCTTGCACGGGGCTAACCCACATGCTATCGGTGATAGGGTATATGATGTAGGtgtctaaccatttaatgatttcttttttaaaaacctCTTCAATCGCAGGGTTCAGTCTATGTTGAGGTTCTATCAAGCCTTTCTTGTTTTGTTCGAGCCAAATTATGTGCATGCAGTACGTCGGGCTAATACCTCTGATATCTACGAGCATCCATCCGAtttctttaatatatttcttcaaAATATGGAGCAGCGcagtttctttttcatttggtaACGCAGAGGATACTATTACTGGCAAGGTTTCATTCTAGCCAAGGAAAACGTACTTCAAATGATTTGGTAGAGTTTTCAGCCCCAATGTAGGTGATTGCTCTAAGGAAGCTTtctgtgtttttctctcttcatttaacttcaacttttcttcattgttcaCTGTCTTTGTTATTACATGGCAGGTTTCTAAGGATGCTATCGTatcctctctttcttcattttcttcttcggACTCCAAATCTTCATCGCAAGTGTTTTCATCGTCGGGATCTGACAGGCCTTCATCTTCTGGGAACTTCATTGCCTTGATaatattaaacttgagcttctttcaattgatgctcattgtgatctctcccttgtgcacatctatTTGAGCACGACCAATAGAcaagaatggtcgtcccaatatgattggcacatctttatctgcttcatagtctagaatgatgaagtctgcaggTAGAATGAATTTGTCGATTGTGACCAAGACATCGTTCAATTTTCCTTTAAGGTGTACCAGGGACCTATTTGCAAGCTGGAAAGTCACCGTCGTGGGTGTCACATGAcctacattcaattgtttgaagattgaaaggggcattaagttgatgCTTGCCCCAAGATTGCAAAatgcttgaccaatgtagatccttcctattgagcagggtatcgtaAAGCTGTCTAGGTCGTGCATCTTCGGTGAGATTATAGTGTTTGATTCTTGTGTTAATGCCAACGTGGCAAATTTTCCTGTGCTTCCCTTCTTCGACACTATATCCTTAAAAAACTGGCATATATCGGCATCTACTCTATCACTTTTGtaaatggaatattgatgtgtagttgttttaatatttccaGGAAGTGATGATACTAACCTTCATCgttttgcttcttcttcagtCTTTGAAGGAATGGAGGTAGCTGTACTTTCATTGTTCCATGGTCTGGAGGCTTAGAGGTGGTCACAACTTCAGGTTCCATAATCTCGGGCTCCTCTAACTCAGTTTGCGTCAGTGGTTTCTTTGATTTCATCATATTTGAATTGGTCCTACTAGGCTTCTTCCTAACTTCCATCATCGTCTTTCCACTTCTCAGGGTGACTGCTTGGCAGTGTTCTTTCCTTGTGTTCCCCGGGTTGCATGGGAGCTCAATAGAACTCAGTAGTGTCCCCTACGGTCTATTCTTTAGCTCTTTTGTAATTTGTCCTATTTGGATTTCCAAATTGCGGATGGAAGTTGCCTGGTTCTGGAGGACTGTCTCATTCTTTTCGATGTACTGTTTTAATAGGCTCTCCAGAGAGGATGATGATGGTGTTTGAGAGCTGCTGGCTTGTTGTTGCTGTTGACTGTTAGTTCTTTGGAAAAATCCCGATggtccttctttttgcgccataggttggtagccttgttgttggttatttttccaagaaaaattatGGTGGTTTTGCCACCCGGGGTTGAACATGTTTGAAAAAGGGTTGTTCTTGACAAAGTAGATTGACTATGAATTTTGTGGACACTTTTCAACTGAATGTGATTCTCCACATGTAGCACAGCTGGTGTTTGTCTGTTCTATCGTGTTGACTTACCCTCTTTGCATTCCGAGATTGTTTATTGCAATGCCctataataaatttatcatcgcattcatctGATTTTGAAATGATGCAATAGCGCCATTATTTGCATTATCTTCTCTGGGTTTTGCTCTTTGATTGCTTTCTTGCCAATCTTCGTGGTTTTTCGAGATGCGATCAATAATATTCTTTACCTCGTCATAAGTTTTGTCCAATAGACCTCCTATTGTTGCCGCATTGGTAGCTGTCTGCGATGCAGAATTtagtccatgatagaaaatctccatttggaggCAATCTGGCAATCCATTGTGCAGACAGTCACGCACTAGTCTCTTGAATCTCGCCCATGCATCACTGGGCAAataatcttcttcttgttcaaaatttgtgattaatttcctccttctggcattctctatagtagggaaatacttcttcataaacttctccacaacttgttcccatgaagttatctctcctggttcaagggagtatgcccattttcttgctttatcgCATTGTGAAAATAGATGCATAAAATCATGATGCGATGGTGTGAGTATGAgatgatgtgtgttatgcgatgaacatgcaagttttcctaataaagcctaagtataagccttcttaagTTTCctgtaagtccagggttgaacacagggactactaagtaaatataCGACAGACCCTTTGATTATATTGCAGTGGTGAAAAAGAAGTAGGTAgtgtacaagttatgcgatcatgctacgaAAAAATATCAAtgctacatttctcaatgcagaatgccacaattcctatttctaggacgcatgcgatatatatgTGAAACAgtcgatagaacttattcctaagtttctactcttgcttatgcgatctaatctgactctcccaagcctagattctatttTTAGATTACTCTGTTGAGTACgtccaaagggtgaatgatgcactcataagacaaggtgaccgcataccaccattcCTATTTttagggcgcatgcgatgtgtaaatagcagatagaacatattcctaagtttctacccttgcttatgcgatctaatccgactctcccaagcctagattatatctttagactactctcgaGTGCGTCCAAAGAGTGAATGATGCATATacaagacaagatgatcacataacatGCAAATCTtgggtcatgctagctaagtacatctcaacccattcagaaatttagctactcatgcatggtgtagAGAGATTGAACATGAATCAAAATGAAgttttcattttctataaataaagtgttgaaaCCAAAATAACAAATAGATTTGAGAGATAACAAGCTCGGTAAGCAATGTATCTCGATCTGTCCGGGAACAATTTCTCTCGGCTCCGCCTCGTCTCTTTGCTGTCTCCGTcctctatgtatatgtatatatatgtgtgtgaaTCAATCGGATCTCGTTTTCTCTCTGGTGGCAttcgatatttatagatttcaaggtgaagcagcttttCTCACAAATGATTTCAATGATGGGCAACATTAATTTCCCTACTCTGTTGCGTCGTTTAAAAGTCACtgaaagttcaatgtactttctacagtgtggcttttaacggcttgtccACTAAATTCGAAATCGACCGTTATCaactttacgtcccatcatgatttattatgttgtcaccttgatgcgaggtctttatgcTATCACCTTTTTAAGAAAGGTCTCACGATCGCAACTTCAAGTGCGCTGTCGCATTGtgcctttggatcgcaatttcatatgcggCATCacattgtacctgcacaaaataggtaaattaactgattttatgcaatgagcattagcgatcgcaattcctttcagtttggctctttcagacatgatattgcttgTTTTTCCATCTCATTCTCtcgttgttttatttatttaagctgtaataacttgtatttcaacCAGTTATCAAGGTTAGATAGGCAAGGATGTGTGCGTGAGAGTATGAAGGCCTTAGGCATTTGGGGGATGTGTGTGTGCACTAATGAGCGCAGGTGTAAGACGCATGAAGTAAATCACTGCCTGGTTAAGGATGCGGTTGGATGAGCATGCATGCGATGGCCAGATGCGATGCATGTAGGCGAGGTAATGGATGCTAGCTAGTGGCTATGTGATGGCACTAGCTGGTGAGCTATGGGATGAGGTTGTGCCATGCATTGGTTGAGTCTATGTGATGCTGAAAGATAATGTCACGACAAAGGAACTCAAATGTTGGCACTAGACTAAGTGATGGCTAAATGTGTTGAAGCAATATGAAAGCCAAGGGTTATGCGTTGATGGTGCCAAGCAAAGATGAGTTGATGGTGAAACCTTGCGTTAATCAAATGGTGATTAGTAGCTTAGTCACCGGTTATAGTTGACCAGCTTtcaaaattaagggaattaatccCACTTAGTAAGGGAGGTGGCAGCTTAAGAGAGCATTGACAACATGCAGTGTATAGTATAAAAGGGACGCTTTAGTTCAAAAGCTCAATTTAAGCATTTTGCTCATGCTAATGAGGTGAATCTAGAGCCATCAATAGTATGTGTAGTGTAAGGCTGCTAGAAGGAAACTCCAAGgaattcaaattgaaatatGAGGGAGATTGCAAGAAGGCCAAGCTCTCGGATGAATCTGAGCCAATGATGGAGATTTGAGGTTTCCAGAAAAACCACGAGGAATTaagagctcaaattttaaggtaagaaagctaagatgtttttaaacaagtttgtagaaggaaattgtCTAAGATAAAGTCTGGAAAATAAGGGATTCGAGCTCAAAGTTGAAATAGGGTTCTTGTTGAATCAAAAGGCAGCTGCAACCATTGAGCAAGCAGGCTATTCAACTAAGGCAGGCTGCAGGCGCACACGAGGAGCTGGTTAGGCACAAGGCATGCATTGAGTTATGCTCGAGGAATGTGTTGTGCTGTGCAGATGTGTGTTGAAGCTGTGAGCGCAATGGGGCATTTTGTGGGCTCTAGGCTTTACGGGCAAACATGTGGGCACAATAGGTGTTGGTTGTGTGTTGGTGCGCTGGACGAGCGCATAAGACATGCGATGGGTGCATGTGTTGCTATGTTGGCCGCATGTTCTATGTATTAGTTATTCAAATTTTTCCTAAGTGTTTGACGCATAAAAAGGTATGCGTTGAGAGGgaaattgatgtttaaaacGGAATGTTAAGTTCATTTAGGTGAGTTAATCTCACAAGAAGATTAAAGGCACTAGCTAAAGCTGTTACTCATGTCCACAGGGTTAAAGCCAATAGGAAAGGCTTATCAACCCTAAGAGGAACACCTAAGGCTATGAGTGACATAGTTGatgtttttcaaatgttttagtaAAACATGTTTTACTTAAATGTTTAGGTTCATGCTTGCTTAtgttaaaaagaatgtttaaatGATTTCCAAGAAAACTATGTTTCATgaagccattaacgcatgctagttttaaagaagtttataagcatgatttaagtattTCAATACTTATTATTCAAGGAGCATGCGTTGGAAGTTGATGTCTTATGGCAGGAATG encodes:
- the LOC120083903 gene encoding uncharacterized mitochondrial protein AtMg00860-like, with translation MEVRKKPSRTNSNMMKSKKPLTQTELEEPEIMEPEVVTTSKPPDHGTMKVQLPPFLQRLKKKQNDEVYGKTYEVCLKNLERILKRCEETNLVLNWEKCHFMVKEGIVLRHRVSKDGLEVDREKIEVIEILPPPANIQALRSFLGQVGFYRQFVKKFSKIARPLNALLEADRTFDFDPHCLTVFKKLKDALTTVPILISLDGTKPFELMCDASRYAMGAVLA